The following proteins come from a genomic window of Populus alba chromosome 12, ASM523922v2, whole genome shotgun sequence:
- the LOC118060586 gene encoding MADS-box protein FBP24, translated as MGRGKIAITRIENRTARQVTFAKRRGGLFKKTHELSVLCDAEIGLIIFSSNGKLYEFCNESSSIPHIIRRYEISKGMRVLESNDWEQIQKESKRIRKETDDLQLSVRCYKGENLSSLHHEGLVELEKQLECSVNKVRAQKLELLQQQVDNLRRKEKMLEEENQQIQYHLHHVTMLEQQQAAAAMVKPMEQQRMLEQFQFSDEDQPISSLLQLAPLPPQFQPYRVQPTQPNLQDFSLSIPDPSNYIW; from the exons ATGGGAAGAGGAAAGATAGCAATAACTAGGATTGAGAACCGCACGGCCAGGCAAGTCACATTTGCCAAACGCAGAGGAGGGCTTTTCAAGAAGACCCATGAGCTCTCTGTGCTCTGCGATGCTGAAATAGGACTCATCATCTTCTCGAGCAATGGGAAGCTTTATGAATTCTGCAATGAGTCGTCCAG CATACCACACATCATCAGAAGGTATGAGATTTCGAAAGGAATGCGTGTTCTAGAAAGCAACGACTGG GAACAAATTCAGAAGGAATCGAAAAGAATCAGGAAAGAGACGGATGATCTTCAGTTGAGTGTTCGATGCTACAAAGGCGAAAACCTGAGTTCCTTGCACCATGAGGGTTTGGTCGAACTTGAAAAGCAGCTAGAGTGCTCGGTTAACAAAGTTCGAGCTCAGAAG CTTGAGCTTTTGCAACAGCAGGTGGACAATCTGCGAAGAAAG GAGAAAATGTTGGAGgaggaaaatcaacaaatacAGTACCATCTG CATCATGTTACAATGTTGGAGCAACAACAGGCAGCTGCAGCAATGGTGAAGCCAATGGAACAGCAACGAATGCTCGAGCAGTTTCAGTTTTCTGATGAAGATCAGCCAATTAGTAGTCTACTTCAGCTTGCTCCGCTCCCTCCACAGTTCCAACCTTACCGTGTCCAGCCTACACAGCCTAACCTTCAAGATTTCAGTCTCTCCATCCCTGATCCCTCCAATTATATATGGTAA
- the LOC118060619 gene encoding uncharacterized protein gives MDLATEELQFLTIPEILRESISIPKQSPKTFQLITVALIFPLSFAILAHSLFTHPLLDQIQDHPSSQNTHQWTLLLVFQFFYLIFLFAFSLLSTAAVVFTVASLYTSKPVSFSSTTSAIPQVFKRLFITFLWVCLLMLVYNSVFLLFLVILIVGIDIQNTLLVLFSLMVIGVLFLVVHVYITALWHLASVVSVLEPVYGLVAMKKSYELLKGKIRVAGVLVFGYLSICGLVSVVFATVVVHGGDKYGVFTRIVVGGFLVGALVIVNLVGLLVQSVFYYVCKSYHHQGIDKTALHEHLGGYLGEYVPLKSNIQMENLDA, from the coding sequence ATGGATCTTGCAACAGAAGAGCTACAATTCTTGACAATACCAGAAATCTTAAGGGAATCCATTTCAATCCCAAAACAATCACCAAAAACTTTTCAGCTAATCACCGTTGCTTTAATCTTTCCTTTATCTTTTGCAATCTTGGCGCATTCTCTTTTTACTCATCCTCTATTAGACCAAATTCAAGATCACCCATCAAGCCAAAACACTCATCAATGGACCCttcttttggtttttcaattcttttatttaatctttttgttTGCCTTCTCTCTTCTATCAACTGCTGCTGTTGTTTTCACTGTTGCTTCTCTTTACACTTCAAAGCCTGTTTCTTTTTCCTCTACCACGTCTGCTATCCCTCAAGTATTTAAGCGTTTGTTTATCACTTTCTTGTGGGTTTGTTTGTTGATGTTGGTTTATAATTCTGTTTTCTTGCTCTTCTTGGTGATTTTGATTGTTGGTATTGATATTCAGAACACCCTCTTGGTTTTGTTCTCCTTGATGGTGATTGGTGTGCTTTTCTTGGTTGTTCATGTTTATATAACTGCACTTTGGCATTTGGCTAGTGTGGTTTCTGTCTTGGAGCCAGTTTATGGTCTTGTTGCTATGAAAAAGAGTTACGAGTTGTTGAAAGGGAAGATTCGAGTGGCCGGTGTTCTTGTTTTTGGGTATTTGTCTATTTGTGGATTGGTTTCTGTGGTTTTTGCAACTGTTGTGGTTCATGGTGGAGATAAATATGGAGTGTTTACAAGGATTGTTGTTGGTGGTTTCTTGGTTGGGGCTTTGGTGATTGTGAATTTGGTGGGATTGCTGGTGCAAAGTGTGTTTTATTATGTTTGCAAGAGTTACCATCATCAAGGGATTGATAAGACTGCCTTACATGAGCATCTTGGTGGGTATCTTGGAGAGTATGTGCCTTTGAAAAGCAACATTCAGATGGAGAACTTGGATGCCTGA
- the LOC118060618 gene encoding peroxisomal 2,4-dienoyl-CoA reductase [(3E)-enoyl-CoA-producing], translated as MPTILQNRATINRILHREKASKELQTKSRKKASMVESPFKPEILRGKVALLTGGGSGIGYEISLQLGKHGASIAIMGRRKQVVDSAVSSLNSLGIPAIGFEGDVRKREDAIRVVESTFKHFGRLDILVNAAAGNFLVPSEDLSPNGFRTVMDIDSVGTFTMCHEALKYLKKGGLGKDPSTAGGTIINISATLHYTATWYQIHVSAAKAAVDSITRNLALEWGTDYDIRVNGIAPGPIGDTAGMSKLGLEGILSKAMEKMPLFKVGEKWDIAMAAVYLASDAGKYVNGTTLVVDGGEWLSKPRHFPKDAVKQLSRVVEKRSRHAPAGIPRSKL; from the exons ATGCCAACAATATTACAAAACAGAGCTACGATCAACCGAATTTTACATCGAGAAAAAGCGAGCAAAGAGCTGCAAACGAAGTCAAGGAAGAAGGCATCAATGGTAGAGTCACCATTCAAGCCAGAGATACTAAGAGGGAAGGTAGCTTTATTGACAGGAGGTGGGTCAGGAATCGGGTATGAGATATCTCTACAGCTTGGCAAACATGGAGCATCTATTGCCATCATGGGTCGACGTAAACAAGTTGTTGACTCTGCTGTTTCCTCTCTTAACTCGCTTGGAATTCCT GCAATAGGATTCGAGGGAGATGTTCGCAAGAGAGAAGATGCCATTAGAGTCGTGGAATCTACTTTCAAGCATTTTGGTAGGCTTGACATTCTTGTAAATGCTGCAGCTGGCAATTTTCTTGTTCCATCCGAGGATTTATCCCCCAATGGATTCAGGACAG TAATGGATATAGACTCTGTTGGCACTTTCACAATGTGCCATGAAGCACTCAAGTATCTAAAGAAAGGGGGCCTTGGGAAGGATCCATCTACAGCTGGCGGAACGATAATAAACATAAGTGCGACTCTGCATTATACAGCAACATGGTATCAAATCCATGTATCTGCTGCTAAG GCAGCAGTTGATAGCATTACAAGAAACTTGGCATTGGAGTGGGGAACAGATTATGATATCAGAGTTAATGGGATTGCTCCAGGTCCTATTGGAGACACTGCAGGCATGAGTAAACTTGGACTTGAAGGGATATTGAGCAAAGCTATGGAGAAGATGCCTCTGTTTAAAGTGGGAGAGAAATGGGACATAGCCATGGCCGCTGTCTATCTTGCATCTGATGCAG GAAAATATGTCAATGGAACAACATTGGTTGTTGATGGAGGTGAATGGCTGAGCAAACCTCGTCATTTTCCTAAAGACGCAGTGAAGCAACTGTCCCGAGTGGTGGAGAAGAGGTCCAGACACGCACCGGCTGGAATTCCTCGGAGCAAGCTATAA